One segment of Nostoc flagelliforme CCNUN1 DNA contains the following:
- a CDS encoding pentapeptide repeat-containing protein yields MNSRLSDACGGLRLRITGSKLNSSRTELGRKCKTDHNIWASILSLFLWGIVGITATVGFVPPALALEYNKEILVDADFSGRDLTDSSFTKANLRQSNFSHANLQGVSFFAANLESVNLEGADLRNATLDSARLVRANLTNALLEGAFAANARFDGAIIDGADFTDTLLRSDEQKKLCKLAKGTNPITGRDTRDTLFCP; encoded by the coding sequence ATGAATTCTAGGTTAAGCGATGCCTGCGGCGGGCTACGCCTACGCATAACAGGTTCTAAGCTAAACTCATCCCGTACTGAGTTAGGGCGCAAGTGTAAAACAGATCATAATATTTGGGCAAGTATACTCAGCTTATTCCTTTGGGGAATAGTTGGCATCACGGCAACGGTCGGTTTTGTTCCCCCAGCTTTGGCACTTGAATATAATAAAGAAATTTTGGTTGACGCTGATTTCTCAGGACGTGATTTAACAGATTCCAGCTTTACCAAAGCTAATCTTCGCCAGAGCAACTTCAGCCACGCTAATTTGCAGGGTGTCAGTTTCTTTGCAGCAAATTTGGAGTCTGTGAATTTGGAGGGAGCTGACTTGAGAAATGCCACTTTAGACTCAGCTCGTTTAGTTAGGGCAAATTTGACAAATGCACTGTTGGAGGGTGCTTTTGCTGCTAACGCCAGATTTGATGGCGCAATCATTGACGGGGCAGATTTTACCGATACGCTGCTGCGTTCCGATGAGCAAAAAAAATTGTGCAAACTTGCCAAGGGAACTAATCCCATTACAGGACGAGATACGCGTGACACGTTATTTTGTCCTTAG
- a CDS encoding Uma2 family endonuclease, protein MSETLADVAIPPQFPDHTQLPESDRTFVKNFQEHPQTIILTDSIVQVLQRVHPDGQYCIGQDCGIYWRETEPPEKGAAAPDWFYVPGVPPRLGGINRRSYVLWREYIPPLIAVELASGNGDEERDVTPLPLAGSREGAKPGKFWVYERIIRIPYYAIYEISNDKLEVYHLVDFCYHKMQPNERGHYPIPPLGVELGLWQGSYLNNPEQFWLRWWDLEGNLLLIGQEEAELQRQRAEQAERKAGQLAERLRAMGIDPDPDVE, encoded by the coding sequence ATGAGTGAAACACTTGCTGATGTTGCCATACCGCCTCAGTTTCCCGATCACACTCAACTACCAGAGTCTGATCGTACGTTTGTAAAAAATTTTCAAGAGCATCCCCAAACCATCATTCTCACAGACTCAATTGTTCAGGTTTTGCAACGCGTACATCCAGATGGACAGTATTGCATTGGTCAAGATTGTGGTATTTATTGGCGAGAGACTGAACCACCAGAAAAAGGAGCAGCAGCACCGGACTGGTTTTATGTCCCTGGTGTACCACCAAGGCTAGGTGGCATAAACCGCCGCTCCTATGTTTTGTGGCGGGAATACATACCCCCATTGATTGCCGTAGAACTAGCTAGTGGTAATGGCGATGAAGAACGAGATGTCACTCCTTTACCTCTAGCTGGTAGTCGGGAAGGCGCAAAACCAGGTAAATTCTGGGTATATGAGCGAATAATCCGAATTCCCTACTATGCCATTTATGAAATTAGTAATGACAAACTGGAAGTTTATCACCTGGTAGATTTTTGTTACCACAAGATGCAGCCTAATGAGCGAGGCCACTACCCAATTCCTCCTTTAGGAGTAGAACTAGGGTTATGGCAGGGAAGCTACTTGAATAATCCTGAGCAATTTTGGTTACGCTGGTGGGATTTAGAGGGAAATCTGTTACTTATTGGTCAAGAAGAAGCCGAGTTGCAAAGGCAAAGAGCCGAGCAAGCAGAACGAAAAGCTGGACAATTAGCAGAACGGCTCAGGGCAATGGGTATCGACCCAGATCCAGATGTAGAGTAA
- a CDS encoding transposase family protein, with product MILTYFEGNKKSSITTKCLKGIKLYLGGKNISTPQKKPRKGELTSEQKARNKEFSSKRIFVEHVIRLVKIFRVAQQRFPLNSQSYEQVILTICGLVRLRIGSLVLPIS from the coding sequence GTGATATTAACTTATTTCGAGGGCAACAAGAAAAGTTCGATAACAACCAAATGTTTGAAGGGGATAAAGCTTTATCTTGGAGGAAAGAATATTAGCACACCTCAGAAGAAACCACGTAAAGGAGAATTAACCTCAGAACAAAAGGCACGAAACAAAGAGTTTTCTAGCAAGCGTATTTTTGTTGAACACGTCATTAGACTTGTAAAAATATTCCGGGTAGCTCAACAAAGATTTCCTCTAAATTCCCAAAGTTACGAACAAGTAATTCTTACTATTTGTGGTTTGGTTAGATTAAGAATTGGTTCATTAGTTTTGCCCATTTCATAA
- a CDS encoding transposase: MKNPLNYIQEYPHRTKQILGITKRQFQELLAQAEMQHKKLQAERERKKIRINQKGGGRKPKLEIKEEVCLCLFYLRQMPTFEVLGLHFGISKTEANDTFHYWLEILRKVLPSSLLEQVEKHDSDYAIAIELLTEFQLIVDSMEQPRARPSDNQEQKKYFSGKKRQHTFKNQFVTLPEGKDIVDVEVGEKGPTSDINLFRGQQEKFDNNQMFEGDKALSWRKEY; encoded by the coding sequence ATGAAAAATCCACTTAATTATATTCAAGAATATCCACATCGTACAAAACAAATACTGGGAATAACTAAGCGTCAGTTTCAAGAGTTGTTAGCCCAAGCTGAAATGCAGCATAAAAAACTTCAAGCTGAGAGAGAACGTAAAAAGATACGTATAAATCAGAAAGGAGGAGGGCGGAAACCGAAACTAGAGATAAAAGAAGAGGTATGTCTATGCTTGTTCTATTTGAGGCAAATGCCAACATTTGAGGTTTTAGGTTTGCATTTCGGTATATCCAAAACGGAAGCAAACGACACATTTCATTACTGGCTAGAGATATTACGAAAGGTTTTGCCTTCTAGTCTTCTTGAACAGGTAGAAAAACATGATAGCGATTATGCGATCGCTATAGAACTATTGACGGAGTTTCAGTTAATAGTGGACAGCATGGAGCAGCCACGAGCAAGACCTTCAGACAATCAGGAGCAAAAAAAGTATTTTTCAGGTAAGAAGAGACAGCACACATTTAAAAATCAGTTTGTCACCTTACCAGAAGGAAAAGATATTGTCGATGTAGAAGTAGGAGAAAAAGGACCCACCAGTGATATTAACTTATTTCGAGGGCAACAAGAAAAGTTCGATAACAACCAAATGTTTGAAGGGGATAAAGCTTTATCTTGGAGGAAAGAATATTAG
- a CDS encoding helix-turn-helix domain-containing protein gives MPKKKSAILEAVHETATGLHKAGLMDQTTLREFDRLCLSPIEPLEPEQIKQIRESSHVSQAVFAAILNTSLSTVQKWEIGQKRPSGTALKLLHLVKKRGLNSVID, from the coding sequence ATGCCGAAGAAGAAATCAGCGATTCTTGAAGCCGTTCACGAAACGGCTACGGGGCTGCACAAGGCTGGACTGATGGATCAAACTACATTGCGTGAATTCGACCGTCTATGCTTGTCTCCAATTGAACCGCTAGAACCTGAGCAAATTAAGCAAATACGCGAATCATCTCATGTCAGTCAGGCAGTATTTGCTGCGATTTTAAATACAAGTCTATCAACGGTTCAAAAGTGGGAAATCGGTCAGAAGCGTCCCAGTGGCACCGCTCTTAAGCTGTTGCACCTAGTTAAAAAACGGGGATTGAATAGCGTGATTGATTAA
- a CDS encoding type II toxin-antitoxin system RelE/ParE family toxin, translating into MIIYKTRWFDRWARKEGLNDLSLCTAVNEMTAGLYEADLGGGLFKKRIARSGQGKRGGFRTLVASNKGDCWFFVFGFPKNERSNINKKEEKALKKLASVLFSYTLEDLEKAKLEDELMEVICNAEEEISDS; encoded by the coding sequence ATGATAATCTATAAAACCCGATGGTTTGACCGTTGGGCACGCAAAGAGGGTTTAAATGACCTTAGCCTCTGCACGGCTGTCAACGAAATGACGGCAGGACTTTACGAAGCCGATCTAGGAGGCGGACTGTTCAAAAAGCGGATTGCCCGCTCTGGACAAGGTAAGCGTGGTGGCTTTCGTACACTGGTCGCAAGCAACAAGGGAGATTGCTGGTTTTTTGTTTTCGGCTTCCCGAAAAACGAGCGCAGTAACATTAACAAAAAAGAAGAAAAAGCATTAAAAAAGCTGGCATCAGTGCTGTTCTCTTACACGCTAGAGGATCTCGAAAAAGCCAAGCTGGAAGATGAATTGATGGAGGTAATTTGCAATGCCGAAGAAGAAATCAGCGATTCTTGA
- a CDS encoding N-acetylmuramoyl-L-alanine amidase — MKNLLGLVILGCIVTSSVALAEPSLIVVFPQTSYQTSAQKIFFLGTAPPDGQVLINSKPITRSKAGHFSPSFPLQLGENLFTVRHDNQELQIKVTRLPTDPELPQGLAFAKDSLTPVVDIARLPGELICFSAIAPPNANVSVNLANQTIALSPQPQQAQLPSNLAALTGQNQPYAQSSVGNYKGCTTVATTVDLGQPQFQLTLNGKTITQPGAGKIQILSRAELPVSEVTVESGVARTGPSTDYSRLTPLPKGTRATVTGREGEWLRLDYGAWINSKETRILPSAIPPQTIIRSVGYRQLPGATEIVFPLQVPVPVSVQQSEGAFALTLYNTTAQTDIIRLDDDPLISRLDWQQEAPEQVKYTFHLKKAQQWGYKLRYDGTTLVLALRHPPKIGNTRRKALANLKIVLDPGHGGKETGASGPTGYLEKDVNLVISKLLRDELVKRGATVVMTREDDKEVSLVERQAIISQEEPAIALSIHHNSLPDDGDAEKTKGFGTFWYQPQAHNLAIFLQNYVVKKLSRPHYGVFWNNLALTRPAAAPSVLLELGFMSNPDEFEQIVNPEEQKKMANAIAQGITEWFRSVR, encoded by the coding sequence GTGAAAAACCTTTTAGGATTAGTAATATTAGGCTGTATTGTCACCTCCTCCGTAGCATTGGCAGAGCCATCTCTTATAGTCGTTTTTCCCCAAACAAGCTACCAGACGAGTGCCCAAAAAATCTTCTTTCTGGGGACTGCACCACCAGATGGTCAGGTTTTGATCAATAGTAAGCCAATTACCCGCAGCAAAGCTGGTCATTTTTCCCCTAGTTTCCCCTTGCAGTTGGGGGAAAATCTTTTCACTGTGCGTCACGACAATCAAGAACTCCAGATTAAAGTGACAAGGCTTCCCACTGATCCTGAGCTACCACAGGGGTTAGCCTTTGCTAAAGATTCCCTGACTCCCGTAGTTGACATTGCCAGACTACCAGGAGAGCTAATTTGTTTTAGTGCGATCGCACCCCCTAATGCTAATGTCTCTGTCAACCTAGCTAATCAAACTATTGCCCTTTCCCCCCAACCCCAACAGGCACAACTACCAAGTAATTTGGCAGCTCTGACAGGGCAAAATCAGCCTTATGCCCAGTCTAGCGTAGGCAATTATAAAGGTTGCACCACAGTGGCAACAACCGTCGATCTCGGACAACCTCAGTTTCAACTAACGCTCAATGGCAAGACGATAACTCAACCAGGGGCTGGTAAAATTCAAATCCTTTCAAGAGCAGAGTTGCCAGTTTCTGAGGTTACAGTAGAGTCAGGCGTTGCTCGCACTGGCCCAAGCACCGATTATTCTCGACTTACACCACTGCCCAAAGGCACACGCGCAACAGTAACAGGTAGGGAAGGTGAATGGTTGCGCCTAGACTATGGCGCTTGGATTAATAGTAAAGAAACCCGCATTCTACCTAGTGCAATTCCGCCACAGACAATAATTCGCAGTGTCGGATACCGTCAACTCCCTGGTGCGACAGAGATAGTTTTCCCCTTACAAGTTCCCGTACCTGTGAGCGTGCAACAAAGTGAGGGTGCTTTCGCTCTCACTCTCTACAATACCACTGCCCAAACGGACATTATTCGCCTGGATGATGACCCTCTAATTTCTCGCCTAGATTGGCAACAAGAGGCTCCAGAACAAGTAAAATACACCTTTCACCTCAAAAAAGCTCAACAGTGGGGATATAAGCTGAGATACGACGGTACAACCCTGGTTTTGGCTTTGCGTCATCCGCCGAAAATTGGGAACACAAGACGCAAGGCTTTAGCTAATCTCAAGATTGTACTAGATCCTGGGCATGGTGGTAAAGAAACTGGTGCCAGTGGTCCAACTGGATATTTAGAAAAAGATGTGAATTTGGTGATATCCAAGTTGCTACGGGATGAGTTGGTGAAGCGAGGAGCAACGGTAGTGATGACACGGGAGGATGATAAGGAGGTTTCGCTAGTAGAACGTCAGGCAATTATCAGTCAAGAAGAACCTGCGATCGCTCTTTCCATACACCACAACTCCCTACCCGATGATGGCGATGCCGAAAAAACTAAGGGATTCGGCACTTTTTGGTATCAACCCCAAGCCCATAACCTCGCAATATTTTTACAGAACTATGTAGTCAAAAAACTCAGCAGACCTCATTATGGGGTGTTTTGGAACAACCTAGCGCTGACACGTCCGGCGGCTGCGCCATCAGTGTTGCTGGAATTGGGTTTTATGAGCAATCCCGATGAATTTGAGCAGATAGTGAACCCAGAGGAACAGAAGAAAATGGCAAATGCGATCGCTCAGGGGATTACTGAGTGGTTTAGGAGCGTGAGATAA
- a CDS encoding CTP synthase, producing the protein MTKFIFVTGGVVSSIGKGIVAASLGRLLKSREYSVSILKLDPYINIDPGTMSPFQHGEVFVTQDGAETDLDLGHYERFTDTSMSRLNCVTTGSIYQAVINKERRGDYNGGTVQVIPHITNEIKERILRVAKSTNPSVVITEIGGTVGDIESLPFLEAIRQFRKEVGRQNVLYMHVTLVPWIASAGEMKTKPTQHSVKELRSIGIQPDILVCRSDRPLPKGLKQKLSGFCDVPEECVITSQDAKSIYEVPLNLEREGMAEQVLNLLQMEQRKPDLTQWQTLVQRLHSPKHELEIAIVGKYVQLSDAYLSVVEALNHAAISTYGKLRLRWVNSEDLETKPPETYLEGVDGIVVPGGFGVRGVDGKIAAIKYARDRQIPFLGLCLGMQCSVIEWARHVGGLTGANSAEFDPHTSDPVINLLPGQQEVVDLGGTMRLGLYPCRVLPDTLAFKLYQEDVIYERHRHRYEFNTTYRDLLLKSGYVISGTSPDGRLVEIVELPKHPFFLACQFHPEFQSRPSSPHPLFKGFIQAAIALSLSTLGTPTPLEVS; encoded by the coding sequence ATGACTAAGTTTATTTTTGTAACTGGGGGCGTAGTTTCCAGTATTGGTAAGGGCATTGTAGCAGCAAGTCTAGGGCGTTTGCTCAAGTCGCGCGAATATTCCGTGTCGATTCTCAAACTTGACCCTTATATCAATATCGATCCTGGCACAATGAGTCCCTTTCAGCATGGGGAAGTATTTGTTACCCAGGATGGTGCAGAAACAGATTTAGACTTGGGGCATTATGAACGCTTTACCGATACTTCGATGTCGCGTTTGAATTGTGTAACGACTGGCTCGATTTACCAGGCAGTTATCAATAAAGAGCGGCGCGGAGACTACAATGGCGGCACAGTACAGGTTATTCCTCATATTACTAATGAAATTAAAGAACGGATTCTGCGAGTTGCTAAAAGTACAAACCCATCTGTAGTAATTACAGAAATCGGCGGTACGGTGGGAGATATTGAATCACTACCGTTTTTGGAAGCAATTCGCCAGTTTCGTAAAGAGGTGGGACGGCAGAATGTGCTGTACATGCATGTAACTCTGGTACCGTGGATTGCCTCTGCGGGTGAGATGAAAACTAAGCCAACACAGCATTCAGTTAAGGAACTCAGATCCATTGGCATTCAACCAGATATTTTAGTTTGTCGGAGCGATCGCCCCTTACCCAAGGGATTAAAACAGAAATTGTCGGGATTTTGCGATGTACCGGAAGAATGCGTCATCACCTCCCAAGATGCCAAAAGTATCTATGAAGTACCCCTGAATCTAGAACGGGAAGGAATGGCAGAACAAGTGCTGAACTTGCTGCAAATGGAACAGCGCAAACCAGATTTGACGCAGTGGCAAACCTTGGTACAACGGTTACATAGTCCCAAACATGAGCTAGAAATTGCCATTGTTGGTAAATATGTGCAGTTAAGTGATGCCTACCTATCTGTAGTAGAAGCATTAAACCATGCGGCAATTTCCACTTATGGCAAACTGCGCCTGCGTTGGGTGAATTCAGAAGATTTGGAAACGAAACCGCCCGAAACTTATCTTGAGGGTGTCGATGGCATAGTTGTGCCAGGAGGTTTTGGGGTTCGGGGGGTGGATGGCAAAATTGCCGCGATTAAATACGCCCGCGATCGCCAAATTCCCTTTTTGGGTTTATGCCTGGGTATGCAATGTTCTGTAATTGAATGGGCCCGGCACGTAGGGGGATTAACAGGTGCTAATAGTGCTGAATTTGACCCTCATACATCTGATCCGGTAATTAATTTATTGCCAGGACAGCAGGAAGTAGTCGATTTAGGGGGTACAATGCGCTTAGGGCTATATCCTTGTCGTGTTCTTCCTGATACACTGGCTTTCAAGCTTTATCAAGAAGATGTAATTTATGAACGACATCGACATCGGTATGAGTTCAACACTACTTACCGCGATTTGTTGTTAAAGTCTGGCTATGTGATCAGTGGTACTTCTCCCGATGGACGCTTAGTTGAAATTGTGGAATTACCCAAGCACCCATTCTTTCTTGCTTGCCAATTTCATCCAGAATTTCAATCGCGCCCCAGTAGCCCTCATCCTTTATTTAAAGGGTTTATTCAAGCAGCGATCGCTCTTTCTCTTTCAACTTTAGGTACACCAACACCATTAGAGGTGTCATAA
- a CDS encoding ROK family protein, translating into MTNDKIQVIGIDVGGTAIKLGRFTPDGTCLQSLTVAAPQPTTPEAVLAVIVNAIAQIDPDNQAVAIGVGTPGPSDAARRIAKIAINLPGWIDVPLADWLEAKTGKPTAIANDANCALLGEAWLGAGRHFQNLILLTLGTGVGGAIILDGKLFVGHQGAAGELGLISLNPDGPICNSGNQGSLEQYACATAIRRRTLKEPVELGFLAQQGDTAALTFWQEYGKYLGIGLTSLIYVLTPQAIVIGGGISGSFEFFFPAVKAEIEKRVQPLSRVGLQILPAELGNFAGIVGAAKLAWQHYSEF; encoded by the coding sequence ATGACAAATGACAAAATTCAAGTAATTGGCATTGATGTGGGGGGAACGGCAATTAAGCTAGGGCGTTTTACACCCGACGGTACTTGTCTGCAATCCTTGACTGTGGCGGCTCCCCAACCGACAACACCAGAGGCTGTGCTGGCGGTGATTGTAAATGCGATCGCTCAAATTGATCCAGATAATCAAGCTGTTGCTATTGGTGTTGGGACTCCTGGCCCATCTGATGCAGCAAGACGCATTGCTAAAATCGCCATTAACTTACCTGGATGGATCGATGTACCTTTAGCAGACTGGTTAGAAGCTAAAACTGGTAAACCGACTGCGATCGCTAATGATGCTAATTGCGCTCTTTTGGGAGAAGCTTGGCTGGGAGCCGGTCGCCATTTTCAAAATCTGATTCTGCTAACTTTAGGTACTGGGGTTGGTGGCGCAATTATCCTTGATGGCAAACTATTTGTTGGACATCAAGGAGCCGCCGGAGAATTAGGTTTAATTTCATTAAATCCTGATGGCCCAATTTGTAATAGTGGCAATCAAGGCTCTTTGGAACAATATGCTTGCGCTACTGCAATTCGCCGTCGCACTCTCAAGGAACCCGTCGAATTGGGTTTTCTTGCCCAACAAGGAGATACCGCAGCATTGACTTTTTGGCAAGAATATGGTAAGTATTTGGGAATTGGTTTGACAAGTTTGATTTATGTACTCACACCGCAAGCGATCGTGATTGGTGGTGGTATAAGTGGCAGCTTTGAATTTTTCTTCCCAGCAGTGAAGGCAGAAATTGAGAAGCGAGTTCAGCCTTTATCACGGGTGGGTTTACAAATATTGCCAGCAGAGTTAGGTAATTTTGCAGGGATAGTAGGTGCAGCAAAATTGGCATGGCAACACTATTCGGAATTTTAA
- a CDS encoding ABC transporter permease yields the protein MAITKRRLPTFLQFGNSLNLSQKLMLIGLAITLFFIFLAFFAPVFQAWGWLQNPKDFLSNPIHEPPSAKHWFGTSRLGYDVFSRTLFGAQAALQVVILATALSMIIGVPLGMLSGYLGGKLDKVLLFIMDSIYTLPGLLLSVTLAFVVGRGILNAAIAISIAYIPQYYRVVRNHTVSVKTEVFIEAAQAMGASTWVVLSRYLFFNVIQSVPVLFTLNAADAILVLGGLGFLGLGLPEEVAEWGHDLKQALEALPTGIWWTTLFPGLTMTFMVVGLSLLGEGLNEFVNPRLRRENRIRK from the coding sequence ATGGCCATTACAAAACGGCGACTACCGACATTTTTACAGTTTGGCAACAGTCTCAATCTTTCGCAAAAACTCATGCTCATCGGGTTAGCCATTACCCTATTTTTCATCTTCCTGGCATTTTTCGCTCCCGTATTCCAGGCTTGGGGATGGCTGCAAAACCCTAAAGATTTTCTCTCTAATCCAATTCACGAGCCACCCTCAGCTAAACATTGGTTTGGTACTAGTCGTCTGGGCTATGATGTGTTCTCCCGCACGCTGTTCGGCGCTCAAGCTGCTTTGCAGGTGGTGATTTTGGCAACAGCGCTGAGTATGATTATCGGTGTGCCTTTGGGGATGCTGAGTGGTTATCTCGGCGGGAAATTGGATAAAGTGTTGCTGTTTATTATGGATAGCATCTACACTCTACCGGGACTACTGCTATCTGTGACACTGGCGTTTGTGGTGGGGCGTGGGATATTAAATGCAGCGATCGCTATTAGCATTGCCTACATTCCCCAATATTATCGCGTTGTTCGCAACCACACTGTGAGCGTGAAAACTGAAGTGTTCATCGAAGCTGCTCAAGCAATGGGCGCTTCCACTTGGGTTGTGCTTTCTCGTTATTTATTTTTCAATGTCATTCAAAGCGTACCCGTCCTATTTACACTCAACGCTGCTGATGCAATTTTGGTGTTGGGCGGTTTGGGTTTTTTGGGGCTAGGACTTCCCGAAGAAGTGGCAGAATGGGGACATGATTTAAAACAAGCCTTAGAAGCTCTACCTACTGGCATTTGGTGGACTACACTTTTCCCTGGTTTAACCATGACATTCATGGTGGTAGGGTTATCACTACTTGGTGAAGGGTTAAATGAATTTGTCAATCCCCGTTTACGAAGAGAAAATAGAATCCGAAAGTAG
- the trxB gene encoding thioredoxin-disulfide reductase, whose translation MANTTVENLVIIGSGPAGYTAAIYAGRANLKPVVFEGFQAGGLPGGQLMTTTEVENFPGFPQGITGPELMDQMKAQAERWGAELYTEDVISVDLSQRPFTVRSQEREIKTNSIVIATGATAKRLGLPSEHEFWSRGISACAICDGATPIFHGAELAVIGAGDSAAEESIYLTKYGSKVNMLVRTDKMRASKAMQDRVLSNPKIQVHWNTEAVDIFGNGHMEGVKVRNTKTGEESKLHAKGLFYAVGHSPNTSLFKGQLELDEVGYVVTKPGSVETSLEGVFAAGDVQDHEFRQAITAAGTGCMAAMLAERWLSSSGLIQEFHQQPETAVNELEHQPAKKTEAEEEAGFNLDATRHKGGYALRKLFHESDRLLLVKYVSPGCGPCHTLKPILNKVVDEFDSKIHFVEIDIDKDRDIAENAGVTGTPTVQLFKNKELVKEVKGVKQKSEYRQLIESNL comes from the coding sequence ATGGCTAACACAACTGTAGAAAACTTGGTAATTATCGGTTCTGGCCCAGCAGGGTACACAGCAGCTATTTATGCCGGACGCGCTAACCTGAAACCCGTTGTATTTGAAGGTTTCCAAGCCGGGGGATTACCTGGTGGGCAATTAATGACAACGACGGAAGTTGAGAACTTTCCAGGGTTTCCCCAAGGGATTACGGGGCCGGAGCTGATGGATCAGATGAAGGCGCAGGCGGAGCGCTGGGGGGCTGAACTATATACAGAAGATGTTATATCAGTTGATTTGAGTCAGCGTCCATTTACAGTGCGATCGCAAGAGAGGGAAATAAAAACCAACAGCATCGTCATTGCTACGGGTGCAACAGCAAAGCGTTTGGGTTTACCCAGCGAACATGAATTTTGGAGTCGGGGTATCTCCGCTTGTGCAATTTGCGATGGTGCGACACCAATTTTTCACGGTGCAGAATTGGCTGTGATTGGTGCTGGCGACTCGGCGGCGGAAGAGTCTATTTACCTCACCAAATACGGTTCTAAGGTAAATATGTTGGTACGCACCGATAAAATGCGGGCTTCTAAAGCTATGCAAGACAGGGTTTTGAGTAACCCAAAAATCCAAGTGCATTGGAACACAGAAGCCGTGGATATCTTCGGTAACGGTCACATGGAAGGGGTGAAAGTCCGCAATACCAAAACTGGTGAAGAGAGCAAACTGCACGCTAAGGGTTTATTCTACGCTGTTGGTCACAGTCCCAACACCTCTCTATTTAAAGGACAATTAGAACTGGATGAGGTCGGTTACGTTGTCACTAAGCCCGGTTCTGTAGAAACCAGTTTAGAGGGCGTTTTTGCTGCTGGCGACGTGCAAGATCATGAGTTTCGGCAAGCAATTACGGCTGCGGGTACTGGTTGTATGGCGGCGATGTTGGCAGAACGCTGGTTATCATCCAGTGGCTTGATTCAAGAATTCCATCAACAGCCAGAAACAGCCGTTAATGAATTAGAACATCAGCCAGCTAAAAAGACTGAAGCCGAGGAAGAAGCTGGATTTAACTTGGATGCGACGCGCCATAAGGGAGGTTATGCTTTACGGAAATTGTTCCATGAAAGCGATCGCTTACTCCTTGTTAAGTATGTCTCTCCTGGTTGTGGCCCTTGTCATACCCTAAAGCCTATTTTAAATAAAGTGGTGGATGAATTTGACAGCAAAATTCACTTTGTGGAAATTGACATCGACAAAGACCGAGATATTGCTGAAAATGCTGGTGTGACAGGAACACCAACGGTTCAATTGTTCAAAAATAAGGAACTGGTGAAGGAAGTTAAAGGTGTGAAGCAAAAGAGCGAATACCGCCAGTTGATTGAAAGTAATCTGTAA
- a CDS encoding DUF2887 domain-containing protein, producing MKTDVIFYELIKELPQIFFELIDKADTNPNIYTFIAPEVKQQSFRLDGLFTTIKGFENEPMYFVELQTYKDEEFYERLFREIFVYFRQYKPANSDWYAIVIYDRRIHGTPPHPRYQALVQQHLRCIYLNELSIRAEDSLAIGIAKLFVEAPAKATSLAQQLITQAREDFPDKNLQKKVLAFIQAIVFYKFANLTLEEIEAMLDLDEFINTRLYESILTKTKLKLVSKCVDKGMSIQEIAEFLELDIEIIRKYLQEKS from the coding sequence ATGAAAACAGATGTAATTTTTTATGAACTTATTAAGGAACTACCACAGATATTTTTTGAACTTATTGATAAAGCTGATACTAATCCTAATATTTACACATTTATTGCGCCTGAAGTTAAGCAACAATCATTTCGTTTAGATGGTTTATTTACTACTATCAAGGGATTTGAAAATGAACCTATGTACTTTGTAGAATTGCAAACCTACAAAGATGAAGAATTTTACGAGCGACTTTTTAGGGAAATTTTTGTTTATTTCCGTCAATATAAACCCGCAAACTCAGACTGGTACGCAATTGTTATCTACGATCGCCGTATTCATGGAACCCCACCTCACCCTCGCTATCAGGCTTTAGTACAACAACATCTACGCTGCATTTATCTGAATGAACTTTCGATTAGGGCTGAAGATTCCTTGGCGATAGGAATTGCCAAACTATTTGTAGAAGCGCCTGCAAAAGCTACTTCCTTAGCTCAACAGCTAATCACTCAGGCACGAGAAGACTTTCCCGATAAAAATCTTCAAAAGAAAGTGCTAGCATTTATCCAAGCAATTGTATTTTATAAGTTTGCCAATCTTACTTTAGAGGAAATTGAAGCCATGCTTGATTTAGATGAATTCATAAATACTCGATTGTACGAGAGTATTTTAACAAAGACAAAATTGAAATTAGTCTCAAAATGTGTTGACAAAGGTATGAGCATTCAAGAAATAGCAGAATTTTTAGAACTCGATATTGAAATTATCAGGAAGTATCTGCAAGAAAAGTCTTAG